From a region of the Mobula hypostoma chromosome 6, sMobHyp1.1, whole genome shotgun sequence genome:
- the LOC134347485 gene encoding oligodendrocyte transcription factor 3-like, with translation MSELLKSTSNELLVVTSTLYNLPHKVDPADRSHSPEESPSPTPSAKSRSKKDLSEDEQFLLRKKINSRERKRMHDLNVAMDALREVMPYAHGPSVRKLSKIATLLLARNYILMLTSSLEEMKRLIGEMYGRSGSTSRLAQLPVLTAGGSLLLGAAPSLLTLGSPRHSSPTMKCPLTPDDQACFQQWPGSPCACAACRFHCIPSSLNPPSVQTRFPK, from the coding sequence ATGAGCGAACTGCTGAAGTCGACATCAAACGAACTGCTTGTGGTCACCTCCACCTTGTACAACCTCCCTCACAAGGTCGACCCTGCCGATCGGTCACATTCTCCCGAGGAGTCGCCCAGTCCCACCCCGTCTGCCAAATCCAGGAGTAAGAAGGATCTGTCCGAGGACGAGCAGTTCCTTCTGAGGAAAAAGATCAACAGCAGAGAGCGCAAGAGGATGCACGACCTGAACGTGGCCATGGACGCGCTCCGGGAAGTTATGCCCTACGCTCACGGACCGTCGGTGAGGAAACTGTCCAAAATCGCCACTCTCTTGCTGGCCAGGAACTACATCCTGATGCTCACCAGCTCCCTGGAAGAGATGAAGAGGCTGATCGGCGAGATGTACGGCAGGAGCGGTTCTACCTCGCGGCTCGCCCAGCTGCCGGTGCTGACAGCCGGCGGCTCGCTGCTGCTGGGCGCCGCTCCTTCGCTCCTGACCCTGGGCAGCCCGCGGCACTCGTCGCCGACCATGAAGTGCCCCTTGACTCCGGACGATCAGGCTTGTTTCCAGCAGTGGCCCGGGTCTCCCTGCGCTTGCGCTGCCTGCAGGTTTCACTGCATCCCCTCCAGTCTCAACCCCCCCAGTGTCCAGACGAGATTCCCCAAATGA